In Doryrhamphus excisus isolate RoL2022-K1 chromosome 7, RoL_Dexc_1.0, whole genome shotgun sequence, one genomic interval encodes:
- the LOC131132165 gene encoding tigger transposable element-derived protein 4-like yields the protein MAQHGQKRKLELHTLDIKYQAVKAVEGGTARATVQEQFKVKRNTLSGWIKHAGNIKERYESGSANFKSKKMKQAKNPDVEKALYSWYCDVRGKHPAFPIRRDLLSQKAEQFARELGVGNFIPSNGWFTRFKQRYNLTYKRVSRETKHGSALSQPGEWKERLAKVLSDYNPRDIYNADETALFFKFTPNDTNATPGESDQKDRVTLMVAANMDGSDKVPLFLIGMFKNPLSWKHVRRFPLKYDHNKEACMTPALFITWLQQLDRSMVLQKRKISLIVDNCSAHPNVEDLQAIKLVFLPENSTSDTQPMNRGIIRTLKFHYRKMLTRKKLAFLEANGKFREDLLGVMYSLRNAWDAVRPETIQNCFFRAFSADCEDNIKVFQGFQPEDEEDDKPFYSAIGLDQEDFKAKCNPQEEDLEFWAPCTDRDTSKPDDTDDGGNEEDELDADSPPPTMKDALQAAEVLRTFSMMSGDEELLRKTENVSLMLQKKQLLNVDRFWKKNVNTST from the coding sequence ATGGCTCAGCATGGACAAAAACGTAAATTAGAACTCCACACTTTAGATATTAAGTACCAGGCGGTGAAGGCCGTGGAAGGGGGTACCGCACGCGCTACGGTCCAGGAACAGTTCAAAGTCAAGCGCAACACTCTGAGCGGCTGGATCAAACATGCCGGCAACATTAAAGAGCGGTACGAGTCCGGGAGTGCCAACTTCAAGAGTAAGAAAATGAAGCAGGCTAAAAACCCTGACGTGGAGAAAGCCCTGTACTCGTGGTACTGCGACGTCCGTGGGAAGCATCCCGCTTTTCCCATTCGACGTGACTTGCTTTCGCAGAAAGCGGAGCAGTTCGCTAGAGAACTTGGAGTCGGCAACTTCATTCCCTCCAATGGCTGGTTTACTCGCTTTAAGCAACGCTACAACTTGACGTACAAGCGCGTGAGCCGTGAAACGAAACACGGCAGCGCGTTGTCCCAACCCGGTGAGTGGAAAGAGCGTCTGGCAAAAGTCTTATCAGATTATAATCCCAGAGACATCTACAATGCGGACGAAACGGCTCTATTCTTCAAATTCACACCAAATGACACGAACGCAACCCCCGGTGAATCGGATCAAAAAGATCGAGTCACACTTATGGTGGCGGCTAACATGGACGGCAGCGATAAAGTCCCTTTGTTTCTCATCGGAatgttcaaaaatccactttcTTGGAAGCACGTTCGGCGTTTCCCGCTAAAATATGATCACAATAAAGAAGCCTGCATGACTCCGGCGTTGTTCATCACGTGGCTTCAACAGCTGGATCGAAGCATGGTCCTTCAGAAGCGAAAAATCtctttaattgtcgataactGCTCAGCCCATCCAAACGTTGAAGACTTACAAGCGATAAAATTGGTCTTCCTTCCCGAAAACTCCACGTCAGACACCCAACCCATGAATCGGGGCATTATCCGTACGCTGAAATTCCATTACAGAAAAATGCTCACTAGGAAAAAGCTAGCATTTCTTGAAGCCAATGGAAAATTTAGGGAAGATCTCCTCGGGGTCATGTATTCCCTGAGGAATGCTTGGGATGCCGTCAGACCGGAAACGATCCAAAACTGTTTCTTCCGAGCATTTAGCGCTGATTGCGAAGATAACATCAAAGTTTTCCAGGGCTTCCAACCGGAAGACGAGGAAGACGATAAACCCTTTTATTCTGCCATCGGACTGGACCAGGAAGATTTCAAAGCCAAATGCAACCCTCAGGAAGAGGATTTGGAATTTTGGGCACCCTGCACCGATCGAGATACCTCGAAGCCGGATGATACCGACGATGGCGGGAATGAGGAAGACGAACTCGATGCCGACTCGCCCCCACCGACCATGAAAGATGCGCTCCAAGCTGCAGAAGTGCTCCGAACGTTTTCCATGATGAGCGGTGACGAAGAACTGTTGCGGAAAACTGAAAATGTTAGTTTGATGTTGCAAAAGAAGCAGCTTCTTAACGTCGAtagattttggaaaaaaaatgtaaatacctcAACTTAA
- the pacc1 gene encoding proton-activated chloride channel isoform X2 — protein sequence MVGKDNSYQELSDDDNAQNNTASPDRFGDNKDHNDSILPDDDVRGSLFSMMVSKTCLKNVFTVVLIFIYVLLTAVAAFLAYQTISDFLDKLNHPVMSVTYKEVDAFSPPGIALFPGNAQLLSCQHHHHDSIPPVVDPGTPQAGDCVIVEVTYLGPFSNHTQKALVVRGPSDVRSKELIFMQFSQNKTEEDFSAITYMLFANFSDLAHSVNKSEFMRHCERNYSTWTLSGGFRTWVKMSLVRTTGKSSKSVQFLQESTVVKFNDKRPASERSTQLFFAVFEWRDPFIKEIRLIVTANAWSSVAILCGVFMAFFKAANFAKLSVQWIIRMRRRHRRNKVKELNPITEEVSPK from the exons ATGGTCGGCAAAGACAACTCATACCAAGAG TTAAGCGATGACGACAATGCCCAAAACAACACCGCATCCCCAGACCGCTTTGGAGACAACAAGGATCACAACGACAGCATTTTACCAG ATGACGACGTGAGGGGCAGCTTGTTctccatgatggtgagcaagaCGTGCCTGAAGAACGTCTTCACGGTGGTGCTCATCTTCATCTACGTGTTGCTGACGGCTGTGGCCGCCTTTCTGGCCTACCAGACCATCTCCGACTTCTTGGATAAGCTCAACCACCCTGTCATGTCGGTCACCTATAAGGAGGTGGATGCCTTCTCCCCGCCGG GTATCGCTCTCTTTCCCGGGAATGCCCAGCTGCTGAGCTGCCAGCACCATCACCACGACAGCATCCCACCTGTAGTGGACCCCGGGACGCCCCAAGCAGGGGACTGCGTCATCGTTGAGGTTACCTACTTAGGACCCTTCTCCAATCATACACAG AAGGCGCTGGTGGTCCGCGGCCCGTCGGACGTCAGGAGCAAAGAGCTGATCTTCATGCAGTTTAGTCAGAACAAAACAGAAGAGGACTTCAGCGCCATCACTTATATGCTGTTCGCCAACTTTAGCGACCTCGCACACAG TGTGAATAAATCTGAGTTCATGAGGCACTGTGAGAGGAATTACTCCACATGGACCTTGTCCGGGGGATTCCGAACCTGGGTCAAGATGTCCTTAGTGAGGACGACGGGGAAGAGCAGCAAATCTGTGCAGTTTCTTCAAGAG TCTACTGTGGTCAAATTCAACGACAAGAGGCCCGCATCTGAGAGAAGCACCCAGCtgttctttgctgtttttgaatgGAGGGATCCTTTTATCAAAGAAATTCGACTG aTCGTGACTGCAAATGCATGGAGTTCGGTAGCCATTCTTTGCGgcgtttttatggcttttttcaaGGCGGCTAATTTTGCCAAACTGAGCGTCCAGTGGATCATCAGGATGCGCAGGAGGCACCGGAGGAACAAGGTCAAGGAGCTCAACCCCATCACGGAGGAGGTTTCACCCAAGTGA
- the nenf gene encoding neudesin, protein MATAGASLFFVVFISLALADDVKLKYKPATKPVRLFTEEELKRYDGSQEGEPIYMAVKGVVFDVTKGKAFYGKNAAYNALAGKDSTRAVAKMSLDPEDLTSDTTGLTEEQLKSLDGVFEDTYKAKYPIVGYTAARILNQDGSPNEDFKPEDQPHFKIKDEF, encoded by the exons atggcaacagccgGAGCTAGCCTGTTCTTCGTTGTATTTATTAGCCTGGCTTTGGCAGACGACGTCAAGTTAAAATACAAACCAGCTACCAAACCTGTGAGATTATTCACAGAAGAAGAGCTCAAGAGGTACGACGGAAGCCAG GAGGGAGAGCCCATCTACATGGCAGTAAAGGGGGTGGTGTTCGATGTTACCAAAGGAAAAG CGTTTTATGGCAAAAATGCAGCCTACAATGCCTTGGCTGGCAAGGACTCCACCCGAGCCGTAGCGAAGATGTCCCTCGATCCTGAAGACCTGACATCAGATACC ACTGGTCTCACGGAGGAGCAGCTGAAGTCTCTGGACGGCGTCTTCGAGGACACCTACAAAGCCAAGTATCCCATCGTGGGCTACACAGCCGCACGTATCCTCAACCAGGACGGTAGCCCCAATGAAGACTTCAAACCCGAAGACCAGCCGCACTTTAAGATCAAAGACGAGTTTTAA
- the pacc1 gene encoding proton-activated chloride channel isoform X1 — translation MVGKDNSYQELSDDDNAQNNTASPDRFGDNKDHNDSILPDDDVRGSLFSMMVSKTCLKNVFTVVLIFIYVLLTAVAAFLAYQTISDFLDKLNHPVMSVTYKEVDAFSPPGIALFPGNAQLLSCQHHHHDSIPPVVDPGTPQAGDCVIVEVTYLGPFSNHTQKKALVVRGPSDVRSKELIFMQFSQNKTEEDFSAITYMLFANFSDLAHSVNKSEFMRHCERNYSTWTLSGGFRTWVKMSLVRTTGKSSKSVQFLQESTVVKFNDKRPASERSTQLFFAVFEWRDPFIKEIRLIVTANAWSSVAILCGVFMAFFKAANFAKLSVQWIIRMRRRHRRNKVKELNPITEEVSPK, via the exons ATGGTCGGCAAAGACAACTCATACCAAGAG TTAAGCGATGACGACAATGCCCAAAACAACACCGCATCCCCAGACCGCTTTGGAGACAACAAGGATCACAACGACAGCATTTTACCAG ATGACGACGTGAGGGGCAGCTTGTTctccatgatggtgagcaagaCGTGCCTGAAGAACGTCTTCACGGTGGTGCTCATCTTCATCTACGTGTTGCTGACGGCTGTGGCCGCCTTTCTGGCCTACCAGACCATCTCCGACTTCTTGGATAAGCTCAACCACCCTGTCATGTCGGTCACCTATAAGGAGGTGGATGCCTTCTCCCCGCCGG GTATCGCTCTCTTTCCCGGGAATGCCCAGCTGCTGAGCTGCCAGCACCATCACCACGACAGCATCCCACCTGTAGTGGACCCCGGGACGCCCCAAGCAGGGGACTGCGTCATCGTTGAGGTTACCTACTTAGGACCCTTCTCCAATCATACACAG AAGAAGGCGCTGGTGGTCCGCGGCCCGTCGGACGTCAGGAGCAAAGAGCTGATCTTCATGCAGTTTAGTCAGAACAAAACAGAAGAGGACTTCAGCGCCATCACTTATATGCTGTTCGCCAACTTTAGCGACCTCGCACACAG TGTGAATAAATCTGAGTTCATGAGGCACTGTGAGAGGAATTACTCCACATGGACCTTGTCCGGGGGATTCCGAACCTGGGTCAAGATGTCCTTAGTGAGGACGACGGGGAAGAGCAGCAAATCTGTGCAGTTTCTTCAAGAG TCTACTGTGGTCAAATTCAACGACAAGAGGCCCGCATCTGAGAGAAGCACCCAGCtgttctttgctgtttttgaatgGAGGGATCCTTTTATCAAAGAAATTCGACTG aTCGTGACTGCAAATGCATGGAGTTCGGTAGCCATTCTTTGCGgcgtttttatggcttttttcaaGGCGGCTAATTTTGCCAAACTGAGCGTCCAGTGGATCATCAGGATGCGCAGGAGGCACCGGAGGAACAAGGTCAAGGAGCTCAACCCCATCACGGAGGAGGTTTCACCCAAGTGA